One genomic window of Entelurus aequoreus isolate RoL-2023_Sb linkage group LG07, RoL_Eaeq_v1.1, whole genome shotgun sequence includes the following:
- the LOC133654208 gene encoding uncharacterized protein LOC133654208 translates to MSTQATGDAKLIDKQDANGHALDYNSNVARDTLTVTSWTGESGTTWDIAKSPLGISPKCGLGPLELTDTSPVDVLATNIGYDYFQKSPMHENGYGSPKEKQRNGTKSIDFTLCQYKKSIHQALTNNFSSSSEALDPVLKEKCEREKIEGLSAEDFLKDCSKTVNSEFSKVIPLKPQRSKKSLNKDNKGGANPQNQSEWCIVGDTSMTQSKDESCETTRRGEENNGLQSPKGEVHEDSATTKYQSSPGPPNQQDFRQLRDATSPTLKGGEQQEYFKESPISRSTFPTVPPRTLPLKKQWSRDRHGNTDCTLIHFRTYQDTTKRKQAVKHPQPPVHHGKVKHCMSLIAMSCKSCFCHFKVNQKSHSYFRTHMAEKAKAIDRPKSSPRSSKLFAFFFLPPAKLDICLAISEHRGPWH, encoded by the coding sequence ATGTCAACTCAGGCGACTGGGGATGCCAAATTGATTGACAAGCAGGATGCTAATGGACACGCGCTGGATTATAACTCAAATGTGGCTAGAGACACTTTGACAGTTACCTCTTGGACTGGGGAAAGCGGGACAACATGGGACATTGCAAAGTCTCCATTAGGAATATCTCCTAAATGTGGTTTAGGACCATTGGAACTAACTGATACAAGCCCTGTGGATGTTCTGGCCACTAACATTGGCTATGATTATTTCCAAAAGAGCCCCATGCATGAAAATGGATATGGGTCCCCGAAGGAAAAACAAAGGAATGGaacaaaaagtatagattttactCTTTGCCAGTATAAAAAAAGTATACATCAAGCATTAACAAATAACTTTTCTTCCTCCTCGGAGGCTCTGGATCCAGTCCTAAAGGAAAAATGTGAAAGGGAGAAAATTGAAGGCCTGAGTGCAGAGGATTTTCTGAAAGACTGCAGCAAAACTGTGAACTCTGAATTCTCCAAAGTTATTCCTCTTAAACCACAAAGATCCAAAAAATCTTTGAATAAAGACAACAAAGGTGGTGCGAACCCTCAAAACCAGTCCGAGTGGTGCATCGTTGGGGATACTTCAATGACACAATCAAAAGACGAATCCTGTGAGACGACAAGGAGAGGAGAGGAAAACAATGGACTGCAGTCCCCCAAAGGTGAAGTACATGAAGACTCAGCAACTACAAAATACCAGAGTAGTCCTGGACCGCCAAATCAACAAGACTTTAGACAACTCAGGGATGCGACAAGTCCAACGCTGAAAGGTGGTGAGCAACAGGAATACTTTAAAGAGAGTCCTATTTCTCGATCCACATTCCCTACTGTTCCCCCACGCACACTTCCTCTGAAAAAGCAGTGGTCCAGAGACCGACATGGCAACACGGACTGCACCCTCATCCACTTCAGAACCTACCAAGACACCACCAAGAGGAAGCAAGCGGTAAAACACCCACAGCCCCCTGTCCATCATGGGAAAGTAAAACATTGCATGAGCTTGATCGCAATGTCATGCAAATCTTGTTTTTGCCATTTTAAAGTCAACCAAAAATCACACTCATACTTCAGAACTCATATGGCTGAGAAAGCAAAAGCCATTGATCGACCTAAGTCCTCTCCACGGTCCAGCAAgctttttgctttcttttttctGCCCCCTGCAAAGCTTGACATCTGCTTGGCCATATCAGAACACCGCGGGCCTTGGCACTAA